The following is a genomic window from Parabacteroides johnsonii DSM 18315.
CGTCGTAACTTGATGCAGACCGTCAGTCACGAACTGCGCACTTCCCTGACGGCAATAAGCGGAAATGCAGAGCTTTTGCTCCGGGATGAAGCCCCGGAAGACCGGACACGCCACATACGCATCGTGCGTGAGTCCGCGGACCGCATGGCTTCCATGACCACAGAGCTGCTGGAATTTTTCAGGCTGGAAAACCGGAAAGAGAAGTTGAACATCCGTCCGTTCCGCTCTGGGTCCATAGCCACTGTACTGGAAACGGAGTTCGCCCCTTTGGCGGAAGCCAAGGGCATCGAATTCGTGACCGACAATCGGACGGCAGAGGTGCTGGGCGGCGACAAGGAGCGCATATTGCGCATCGGAAGCAACCTGCTTTCCAACGCGCTCAAGTTCACCCGCAGCGGCCGCATCACACTCCATACGGATTACAAGGACGGACTGTTCACCCTGTCCGTGCAGGACACCGGAACAGGTATCCCGAAAGAAAAACAGGAACAGATCTTCGCCCCTTTCGAGCGTCTTGGCAATGCCGTGACACAGGACGGATTCGGGCTGGGCCTTGCCATCGTGGCCAATCTCGTAAAGTTGATGCAGGGTTCCGCTTCCGTAGAGAGCGAACCGGGCAAGGGAAGCCGCTTTACCGTTGTCCTTCCGCTGCCGAAAGCCGAAGAAGTTCCGGAAGAAGAGAAAGCGAAGGATGTCCACCCCTCACTGGCCGGATGTTCCGTGCTGGCCATAGACAACGATCCGGTGACGCTCCGCCTGATGCGCGAGATGTACCTTCAATGCGGCGTGTCGTGCGACACCTGCCTGACCTTGACCGATTTGACCGACAGGATACGGGACAAGGATTATGACCTGTTGATAACAGACCTGAAAATGCCGGAAGCAAACGGCTATGAAATCTTGGAGCTGCTGCGCATGTCCGACATCGGCAATTCCCGCACCATTCCCGTGGTGGCAGCCACGGCGGCGGGCTATGTATCGGAGGATGAACTGAGGGAGGCCGGATTTTCCGGGTTGCTTCCCAAGCCGTTTTCCATAGACGAGCTGATGGAAACGACACGACACTACAGCCGTGAAAGACGAAACCGGCAGCCGGACTTTTCCGCCTTGCTTGCTTTCGGCGACAAGCGGAAAACCTTGGAGGAGCTGATTGCCGAAACGAAGAAGGACATGGAGGAAGTCCGGAGGGTTTCCGAAAGGAAAGACTTGGCAGCCTTGAACGGGTTGGTACACCATTTGAGGAGCTCATGGATGGTGATACGGACGGAACGCCCCTTGCAGAAGTTACATGAAGCCATCCATAATGAACCGCGCTCGGACGAAGAGGTCGCCTGCGCAGTCCGTGTCGTGCTGGAACAAGGAGAAACCATCATAAAAGCCGCAGGAAAGGAGATGAAGAAATGGGAAAGATTATCGTAGTGGAAGACAACCTCGTGTACAGCGGGTATGTCTGCAATTTTTTGAAAGAAAACGGATACCGGACAGTGAGCACCTTAGATTGCGCGGGTGCCCGAAAGTTATTTGCCACGATGGACGATGACGACATCGTGCTTGCCGACCTGAAGCTGCCCGACGGCGACGGCATCAAGCTGTTGGAGGAACTGCGCCGACAGGGAAAGCGCAATCCCTGCGTCATCATGACGGATTATGCGGAAGTGTCCACCGCCGTGCGCTCCATGAAATCCGGGGCGGAAGACTATATCCCCAAGAAACTGCTGACCAGCCAGCTTCCCGCCATGCTCCAAGACTTGCAGAAAAGGCAGTCGTTCCATGAGGAACCCCTGTTCATGAGGGAAAGCGAAGCTTACCAGAAAGTATTCGGGCGTCTCCACATCCTGGCCAAAGCCGACATCTGCGTGATGATCCGGGGTGAAAACGGAACCGGGAAGAAACACATCGCGGAGAAGATACATGCCCAGAGCGACCGTGCGGACAAACCATTTGTGACGGTGGACTGCGGGTTGCTTTCCGAGAACCTGGCCGCTTCCGCCCTGTTCGGGCATGAAAAGGGGGCTTTTACCGGAGCGGTCGGGCGCAAGGAAGGCTATTGGGCGGAAGCCGAGGGCGGCACGTTGTTCCTGGATGAGATAGGCAACCTTCCCCTCGGCGTGCAGCAGATGCTGCTCTGCGCCATACAGGACAAGCGCTACCGCCCGGTCGGCGGTACAAAAGACCGGAAAGCCAACGTGCGCATCATCACCGCAACGAATGAGAATCTGGAAGAAGCCATATCTGAAAAGCGTTTCCGCCGGGACTTGTATTTCCGGCTGAGTGAATACACCGTGACAGTGCCCCCGCTCAGGGAATGCCCGGATGACATCCTGCCGCTTGCCGAATTCTTCCGGGAACTTTACAACCAAGAACATGGCAGGCAGGTAAAAGGTTTTGATGCGGAGGCGAAGAAACGGCTGCTGGCCCATGACTGGCCGGGAAACGTGAGGGAATTGAAACAGGTGGTCCAATCCGCCGTGCTCTTTGCCCAAGGGGAGATGGTGACTGCGGAGGACTTGAACTTGGAGGAAGCGGAAAAGCCTTCCGACCCTGACGTTACTTTGAAAGGGGAAGAGATGGAAAGGATACGGATATGCCAGGCTTTGGAAAAGGCCGGGCATAACCGGAAAGAGACCGCCAGGCTGCTTGGCATAAGCCGGAGCACGTTGTACGAGAAAATGGATCTGTATGGGATTCAGACGAAGAAGTGACATGGCGGTGTAGTGTACGAAAAACGGACACTTGTCCGGAAGTCGGACACGGGAAAAGGGTTGCTTATTCTTTCTGAAAACATTTTTTTTGCTCATGAATAATCTGATTTATAGCGAATTGTGTAAGATTCTATCGCCATGACACCATAATTGGACTGCCATTTGCTCCTATGGATGTATGTGCGCACATTTCATCCGATTAAAAACAAAAAGATTAGGAACAAATGGAACATCTCACTTTGACGGAAACCGAATTTTTCCGTCTGATAAGCAATCCCGAGAGCCGCGCCGGGTTACGCACGGCCTACGATGAGTTCACCCAAAGGGTCATCCAGCTCTGCCTCACCCCGTCCGGGAGCGGCCACCCGGTGCACGCCCTGAGCTACGCGGAAACGGAACTGCAATACCATGAGGCCCTGCAAGGCAGGAGTCATGAAAATGAACTGAACCTGCATGTGCACAAGGCCCTTGCCTTTGTGCGCAAGATGCTACGGTTCCTTGCCCGTGAATACCATCCGTTGCCGACACCGCCCTCTCGCATGTTCACCGGCGAGAAAACCGGCGCTCCTCATTCTGACGCCCCTCCGATATGCTGGACGGGCAGCATATCCGACCTGGTGGAATTGTTGTACGGGCTCGACACCCTGAAATGTATCAACGGCGGTGAAACCGGCATCCAGGAACTAATGGCCCACTTCTCCCGAATCTTCGGCATGGAACTGAAAGCCAGCCAGTGCTACAACGCCTATGTGGATATCCGGCGTAGGAAAAACGACAGCCGCACCTATTTCTTCGACCGGGCTTCCGAAAAGTTGAACGAGCGGATCGTGAAAGACGATGAGCGGGAACGGGCACGCAAGAGATGAAAGTGTTTCTGTCCGATTTATTGCCGGGAGCAAGGTGTATGGGTAGAAGCCCCTCTTGCTCCCGGTTCCTTTTTCCTGTTCAATCAATGGCAGATTGCAAGAAAATGCTCCAAAATTTCGTATCTGTCGGTCAAATGATTATTTTTGCCCTCCAAACGATTACGCATGAATATAACCCATATAGACGATATAAGCAAACTGGCCTCCGGCGATGAAGGGAGACGGACAGAATACAAGCAGACCACCGGGCAGTTGGAGCGCGGCATGGAAACATTGTGCGCCTTCCTCAACGGCGAGGGCGGCACGGTGCTGTTCGGTGTCAAGGACAACGGGAAAATCATCGGTCAGGAGGTGAGCGACAAGACGAAACGGGAAATAGCGGAAGCCATCCGCCAGATTGAGCCATTTGCCACGATAAAGGTCTCATACATAAGTATTCCCGACACGAACAAGCAAGTCATTGCCTTATATGCGGAGGAACAACGCTATATGCGCCCATTCACGTACAAAGGCAGGGCTTACCAGCGGATAGAAAGTGTGACATCCGTCATGTCGCAGGACAAGTACAACCACCTGCTGATGCAAAGGGGCGGCAAATACAGTTGGGAGGCGATGCCCAATCCCGACCTGCAAATCAGCGACCTCGACGAGAATGCCATCATCGGCGCGGTACGTGCCGGAATCAGCTGCGGACGCTTGCCGGAAACCACTATCCGAGAGGAAATACCAGTCATTCTTGAAAAATTCGACCTGCTGCATGACGGGAAGCTGAACAATGCCGCTGCCGTGCTGTTCGGGCGCAATCTGTACGACTATCCCCAATGCCTGTTGCGAATGGCAAGGTTTAGGGGTACGACCAAAGAGGAATTCATGGACAACCAACGCCTGCAAGGGAACATTTACGCGTTGTTGGACGCCGCCATGTCGTTCTTTTTCAAGCACCTGTCCTTGTCGGGAAAAATAGAGGGGCTGTACCGTGAAGAAAAGCTGAGCATCCCATACAAGGCATTAAGGGAGTGTTGTATCAACGCCTTTTGTCACAGGGCCTACCACCGTCCGGGTGGTTCGGTGGGCATCGCCATTTATGACGATCGTGTGGAAATAGAGAGCAGCGGCGCGTTTCCTCCCGACATGACCCTTGAAAAACTGCTTGGCGGACACAGTTCAGAGCCCCCCAACCTCATCATAGCCAACGTGCTTTACAAGAGCGAACTGTTGGAGAGCTGGGGGCGCGGCATTAGACTGATGATAGACGAGTGCCATCGTGCAGGCATACCCGACCCGGAATTTCACACGGACGGAAGTTCCGTATGGGTGATTTTCCGTTACAAGAGGGAAACGCCAGAACAAGCACCCGACAAGCACCCGACAAGTACCCGACAAGTGCCCGACAAGTACCCGACAAGCATCGTCCGGCTCATTGAACTGATAGGGGAACACACCTGCTCGCTGAAAGAAATGATGGGAATGATGGAACTGAAAGACAGGGAGAATTTCTTGGGCAATTACCTTAACCCGTCTATGGAAGCCGGATTGGTGGAACCGCTCTATCCGAACCAGCCGAAACATCCCAAACAGAAGTATCGACTCACCGAACAGGGGAAAGCTTTGCTGGAGAGGAGTGAGTAATATGGCGAAGAAGAAAAAGAAACACAGCGGACACTACTGCAAGATATGCGGCTGCCACAAGTCCAACGAGAGCTTCACGGGCAAAGGACACGCGCTGCACATCTGCAAGGAATGCCAGTCGCTTCCAAAGGACGAACAGGCGGACATGATGCGCTGCAATGAGGTGGAGAGCGCCGCATTCCGCTTCCCCATGAGGCGGCAGGACTGGGAACTGCTGGAAAAATACGCCAAGAAGTACAAGGACAGGGAGTCGGGGAAATTCGCTCAGGAGATGCTGGACATGAAACGGGGCGTTTGTGTGCCGGAAGAGGGCGATGAAGAAGCGGATGAATGGGACAACGACATTTTTCAAGTAGCGGAAACCCCGTTTTCGGAATTGGAGGAAGACACCCGTACCGCCATGAGGGAACTGCTGGAGGACAACATCAACGAGTACATGATGCACAAGGACTACATCCCCGAGGGGAAGGACTTGCAGGACATAGCCGATTGGGTACTGAAAGAAACCAATGACACGTTTTATTTGAAAGCCGTTCCCGATGACGCTTACCGCAGGCTCGTGGATGATACAGTCCGGCAGCTGGTCAAGGAATGGAAAGACGACGGTATGGAAATAAAGACCTACGCCGAGTCGCTCATTGTCATGGAAACGGAACGGCTTGTCATCCGTAAAATCACCCGCAAGGACATGGGCGCGTTACTCGCCATTATGGGCAAGCCCGAAGTCATGTACGCATGGGAACACGGCTTTGACAAGAAGGAGGTGCGGCAATGGGTAAACCGCCAGTTCTCCCGTTACCGCAAGGATGGCTACGGTTATTTCGCCCTTGTGTTGAAAGACCGGGGCAAACTTATCGGACAGGCCGGGCTGATGAAAAGCGTGATAAACGGGAATGGAGCGG
Proteins encoded in this region:
- a CDS encoding sigma-54-dependent transcriptional regulator gives rise to the protein MGKIIVVEDNLVYSGYVCNFLKENGYRTVSTLDCAGARKLFATMDDDDIVLADLKLPDGDGIKLLEELRRQGKRNPCVIMTDYAEVSTAVRSMKSGAEDYIPKKLLTSQLPAMLQDLQKRQSFHEEPLFMRESEAYQKVFGRLHILAKADICVMIRGENGTGKKHIAEKIHAQSDRADKPFVTVDCGLLSENLAASALFGHEKGAFTGAVGRKEGYWAEAEGGTLFLDEIGNLPLGVQQMLLCAIQDKRYRPVGGTKDRKANVRIITATNENLEEAISEKRFRRDLYFRLSEYTVTVPPLRECPDDILPLAEFFRELYNQEHGRQVKGFDAEAKKRLLAHDWPGNVRELKQVVQSAVLFAQGEMVTAEDLNLEEAEKPSDPDVTLKGEEMERIRICQALEKAGHNRKETARLLGISRSTLYEKMDLYGIQTKK
- a CDS encoding hybrid sensor histidine kinase/response regulator yields the protein MKVSLTQKIYAGSFLLLAVIAGMVVILIHERGRMREIDSEVHDLQSVRNDIHAAQLHITELSLLGESLISQENTDTAYYRRKRLSTDSLLLALKPRCRQHVRPGQIDTLRHLLADKETHLFRVVEAIGMQDAADSILVNHLPEVAERATRIRTVRKRRDNLLGALGAKKTVRILPSAGELHAFSDSLIAMQQEGTEEMETSADSLYAHNLALNARLNHLIKHLDRQAQEACSLREHKILEAQNRSTLLLASTLSAAILLLVLFHIAIHREIRRNLSEKKKREGLIDELQASNEKNRQLLQFRRNLMQTVSHELRTSLTAISGNAELLLRDEAPEDRTRHIRIVRESADRMASMTTELLEFFRLENRKEKLNIRPFRSGSIATVLETEFAPLAEAKGIEFVTDNRTAEVLGGDKERILRIGSNLLSNALKFTRSGRITLHTDYKDGLFTLSVQDTGTGIPKEKQEQIFAPFERLGNAVTQDGFGLGLAIVANLVKLMQGSASVESEPGKGSRFTVVLPLPKAEEVPEEEKAKDVHPSLAGCSVLAIDNDPVTLRLMREMYLQCGVSCDTCLTLTDLTDRIRDKDYDLLITDLKMPEANGYEILELLRMSDIGNSRTIPVVAATAAGYVSEDELREAGFSGLLPKPFSIDELMETTRHYSRERRNRQPDFSALLAFGDKRKTLEELIAETKKDMEEVRRVSERKDLAALNGLVHHLRSSWMVIRTERPLQKLHEAIHNEPRSDEEVACAVRVVLEQGETIIKAAGKEMKKWERLS
- a CDS encoding RteC domain-containing protein, producing MHALSYAETELQYHEALQGRSHENELNLHVHKALAFVRKMLRFLAREYHPLPTPPSRMFTGEKTGAPHSDAPPICWTGSISDLVELLYGLDTLKCINGGETGIQELMAHFSRIFGMELKASQCYNAYVDIRRRKNDSRTYFFDRASEKLNERIVKDDERERARKR
- a CDS encoding GNAT family N-acetyltransferase produces the protein MAKKKKKHSGHYCKICGCHKSNESFTGKGHALHICKECQSLPKDEQADMMRCNEVESAAFRFPMRRQDWELLEKYAKKYKDRESGKFAQEMLDMKRGVCVPEEGDEEADEWDNDIFQVAETPFSELEEDTRTAMRELLEDNINEYMMHKDYIPEGKDLQDIADWVLKETNDTFYLKAVPDDAYRRLVDDTVRQLVKEWKDDGMEIKTYAESLIVMETERLVIRKITRKDMGALLAIMGKPEVMYAWEHGFDKKEVRQWVNRQFSRYRKDGYGYFALVLKDRGKLIGQAGLMKSVINGNGAVELGYILDNAYWHNGYATEAARRCLRYAYEELGLQEVYCSIRPENTPSIRVAEAIGMKPCGSHTIIIYNGKEMPHLLYKAEQSMQ
- a CDS encoding ATP-binding protein codes for the protein MNITHIDDISKLASGDEGRRTEYKQTTGQLERGMETLCAFLNGEGGTVLFGVKDNGKIIGQEVSDKTKREIAEAIRQIEPFATIKVSYISIPDTNKQVIALYAEEQRYMRPFTYKGRAYQRIESVTSVMSQDKYNHLLMQRGGKYSWEAMPNPDLQISDLDENAIIGAVRAGISCGRLPETTIREEIPVILEKFDLLHDGKLNNAAAVLFGRNLYDYPQCLLRMARFRGTTKEEFMDNQRLQGNIYALLDAAMSFFFKHLSLSGKIEGLYREEKLSIPYKALRECCINAFCHRAYHRPGGSVGIAIYDDRVEIESSGAFPPDMTLEKLLGGHSSEPPNLIIANVLYKSELLESWGRGIRLMIDECHRAGIPDPEFHTDGSSVWVIFRYKRETPEQAPDKHPTSTRQVPDKYPTSIVRLIELIGEHTCSLKEMMGMMELKDRENFLGNYLNPSMEAGLVEPLYPNQPKHPKQKYRLTEQGKALLERSE